The proteins below are encoded in one region of Sideroxydans lithotrophicus ES-1:
- a CDS encoding uroporphyrinogen-III C-methyltransferase, giving the protein MNDPTQISPASDSGKSNIESGKTSVPHGNRLGAMLARVTLTQLTLLVLAAVFVWQWLDAHSQLNQTQQEVARRLSEVEASNKANQMLGAQTQEMVRELGGKLGLLESKYAETQNQRAALEALYQEMSSSRDQTALADVEQLLLIAEQQLQLSANVKAALIALQQAESRLQRPALAGLKKHIGQDIEKLRALPNVDVAAINLRLDAVIGAVDGLVLEQDAHITAQQPAPVADQGAGAWRRFWNEVRQEARQLLRIENTERQELPLLSPTQSFFLRENLKLRLLSAHMALLTRDEASFRRDLKTSQEWIKRYFETKSGASVQALATLQQLAASNIAVDLPDLGGSLEAVRNYRISHERSAR; this is encoded by the coding sequence ATGAACGATCCAACACAAATATCGCCCGCCTCTGATTCCGGGAAATCCAATATCGAGTCCGGCAAGACGTCAGTGCCGCACGGCAACCGCCTTGGCGCCATGCTCGCGCGCGTGACACTGACACAGCTCACTTTGCTGGTGCTGGCGGCAGTCTTCGTCTGGCAATGGCTGGATGCCCATTCCCAGCTAAACCAGACGCAGCAGGAGGTGGCGCGCCGGTTATCCGAGGTGGAAGCCTCGAACAAGGCCAACCAGATGCTGGGGGCACAAACCCAGGAAATGGTGCGCGAACTGGGCGGCAAGCTTGGTCTGCTGGAAAGCAAATATGCCGAAACACAGAATCAGCGCGCTGCGCTGGAAGCCTTGTACCAGGAGATGTCGAGCAGCCGCGACCAGACGGCACTGGCAGACGTGGAACAGCTGTTGCTCATCGCGGAACAGCAATTGCAACTTTCTGCCAACGTGAAAGCGGCCCTGATCGCCCTGCAACAGGCCGAAAGTCGTTTGCAACGACCTGCATTGGCGGGCCTGAAAAAACATATCGGCCAGGATATCGAGAAGCTGCGTGCGTTGCCCAACGTCGATGTCGCTGCCATCAACCTGCGTCTGGATGCCGTGATCGGAGCGGTGGATGGTTTGGTGCTGGAGCAGGATGCTCACATCACTGCACAACAGCCGGCACCGGTTGCCGATCAGGGAGCGGGGGCATGGAGGCGATTCTGGAACGAAGTCAGGCAAGAGGCGAGGCAATTGCTGCGGATCGAAAATACGGAGCGTCAGGAATTGCCCTTGTTGTCCCCGACACAATCTTTCTTCCTGCGCGAGAACCTGAAATTGCGCCTGCTCTCTGCACACATGGCGTTGCTCACCCGGGATGAGGCGAGTTTCCGCCGCGACCTCAAGACCTCACAGGAATGGATCAAACGATATTTCGAGACCAAATCCGGCGCGAGCGTGCAGGCGCTTGCTACCCTGCAGCAACTTGCTGCAAGCAACATCGCAGTCGATCTGCCTGATCTTGGCGGCAGCCTGGAAGCAGTGAGGAATTACCGGATCTCGCATGAGCGGAGTGCGCGATGA
- a CDS encoding heme biosynthesis protein HemY encodes MRWLFWFLGLFAAAVAVMLVARNPGYVQFVYPPYRLEVSLTFFALILLAAFGLGYILLRLTFVTLNLPAYVRNFRAERAANKGRTAMIEALRAYFEGRFAAAEKAAVRAMELGEKSGLNSIVAARAAHELRQFDRRDAYLADAEGKTVGETTMRLMAKTEFLLDQKQPQSALNSLKELSDSGMHKHIGALSLELKAQQQARNWDAVLEVMAQLEKRNAIDKAVASQLRQQAWLEKLRSQATDINALRSMWKSIPGEFKRRSKIAAAAAESFSKLGDCKSAQQLLAESLNANWDSELVALYGECHNENNTAQIEQAESWLKQHTDDPGLLLALGKLCMHQQLWGKAQSYLDASLSLEASREAYATLGQLAEKMGKHEEALVYFQKAM; translated from the coding sequence ATGAGATGGCTGTTCTGGTTTCTTGGCCTGTTCGCGGCAGCGGTTGCGGTGATGCTGGTTGCCCGTAATCCCGGCTATGTGCAGTTCGTCTATCCCCCTTACAGGCTGGAAGTGTCTCTGACCTTTTTCGCCCTGATCCTGCTGGCAGCTTTTGGATTGGGATATATACTGCTCCGCCTGACTTTCGTGACCCTGAATCTGCCTGCATACGTGCGCAATTTCCGCGCGGAACGTGCCGCCAATAAAGGGCGTACCGCGATGATCGAGGCGCTCAGGGCATATTTCGAGGGGCGTTTCGCAGCAGCGGAGAAGGCCGCAGTACGCGCGATGGAGCTAGGCGAAAAATCGGGACTCAATTCCATTGTCGCAGCCAGGGCGGCCCATGAATTGCGCCAATTCGACCGGCGTGATGCCTATCTGGCAGATGCCGAGGGCAAAACGGTGGGTGAGACCACAATGCGGCTGATGGCGAAGACCGAATTCCTGCTCGACCAGAAACAGCCTCAATCGGCGCTCAATTCCCTGAAAGAATTGAGCGACTCCGGCATGCATAAACATATCGGTGCACTCAGTCTGGAATTGAAAGCGCAGCAGCAAGCCCGCAACTGGGATGCCGTGCTGGAAGTGATGGCGCAACTGGAAAAGCGCAATGCCATCGACAAGGCCGTTGCCTCGCAATTGCGCCAGCAGGCCTGGCTGGAGAAACTTCGGAGCCAGGCGACCGACATCAATGCGCTGCGTTCCATGTGGAAATCCATCCCCGGGGAATTCAAACGCCGTAGCAAGATCGCGGCAGCCGCAGCGGAGTCATTCAGCAAGCTGGGCGATTGCAAGAGTGCGCAGCAATTGCTGGCCGAAAGCCTCAATGCGAACTGGGATAGCGAACTGGTCGCGCTCTACGGCGAATGCCATAACGAGAACAACACCGCCCAGATCGAGCAGGCCGAAAGCTGGCTGAAACAGCACACCGACGACCCCGGCCTGTTGCTTGCCTTGGGCAAGCTCTGTATGCATCAACAGTTGTGGGGAAAGGCGCAGAGTTATCTTGATGCCAGCCTCAGTCTGGAAGCCAGCCGTGAAGCTTATGCAACCCTGGGGCAACTTGCCGAGAAGATGGGCAAGCATGAGGAGGCGCTGGTCTATTTTCAGAAAGCGATGTGA
- a CDS encoding TIGR02281 family clan AA aspartic protease — protein MKNTMLLLTAAILSAASVCAAAGTIFKCKNAAGEMLYQEKPCEKEVQAVSSWASSSASVESDPDSPAAEGKPLVIGQGRGGHYFIDGSVNDNYLNFVVDTGATFVALPLATAANAGLTCQGKGLMKTGNGVAQVCTTTIEKLKFGNFTLRYVQAVVMPNLSQPLLGMNVLKQFRVEQDNGEMRLSKKY, from the coding sequence ATGAAAAACACGATGTTGCTGTTGACGGCCGCGATCCTGTCTGCGGCGAGCGTGTGTGCGGCGGCCGGTACGATCTTCAAATGCAAGAACGCGGCTGGAGAGATGCTCTACCAGGAAAAGCCGTGCGAGAAGGAGGTGCAGGCAGTCTCCTCCTGGGCATCGTCCTCGGCGTCGGTTGAAAGCGATCCGGATTCTCCGGCGGCGGAAGGCAAGCCGCTGGTCATCGGCCAGGGGCGCGGCGGGCATTATTTCATCGACGGATCGGTGAATGATAACTATCTGAACTTCGTTGTCGATACCGGCGCGACGTTTGTCGCGTTGCCGCTTGCCACTGCAGCCAACGCAGGGCTGACGTGCCAGGGCAAGGGGCTGATGAAAACCGGGAACGGCGTGGCCCAGGTCTGTACGACGACCATCGAGAAGCTCAAGTTCGGGAATTTCACGCTGAGATACGTCCAGGCGGTAGTCATGCCCAACCTGAGCCAGCCGCTGCTCGGCATGAACGTGCTCAAGCAGTTTCGCGTCGAGCAGGACAACGGCGAGATGCGCCTGTCGAAGAAGTATTAG
- a CDS encoding CDP-6-deoxy-delta-3,4-glucoseen reductase, with protein MSFKTTIQPSNHTFPVGKDETILEAALEHGYNLPYSCRNGACGVCKGKILQGSVDYGKAQAFVLSEEEKAAGLALFCCAKPLTDLVVESHEVTTEQEITVKTLPCRVEKMVKLADDVMALYLKLPTNERLQFLSGQYIDILQKEGKPRSFSLANAPHDDELLELHVRNIAGGEFTNHVFTKMKERDILRIKGPLGNFFLHEDSPRPIIFVASGTGFAPVKAIIEHALHIGLKREMHFYWGVRKQADFYMLDKVKEWEALGIKFTPVVSDEQWNGRMGFVHQAVLDDFKDLSGYAVYACGAPVVVEAAHREFTTQRGLPNDAFYSDAFTFVPKT; from the coding sequence ATGAGCTTCAAGACCACCATACAGCCGAGCAACCACACGTTCCCGGTCGGCAAGGATGAAACCATCCTCGAGGCCGCCCTGGAGCATGGTTACAACCTGCCTTACAGTTGCCGCAACGGCGCGTGCGGGGTATGCAAGGGCAAGATTCTGCAAGGCTCGGTGGATTACGGCAAGGCGCAGGCGTTCGTACTCAGCGAAGAGGAAAAGGCAGCCGGCCTGGCATTGTTCTGCTGTGCAAAACCGCTTACCGATCTGGTGGTCGAAAGCCATGAGGTGACCACCGAGCAGGAAATCACCGTGAAGACGCTGCCTTGCCGCGTCGAAAAGATGGTCAAGCTGGCCGACGACGTGATGGCCCTGTATCTCAAGCTGCCCACCAACGAGCGCCTGCAATTCCTTTCGGGTCAATACATCGACATCCTGCAGAAGGAAGGCAAGCCGCGCAGCTTTTCTCTTGCCAATGCGCCGCACGACGACGAGTTGCTCGAATTGCATGTGCGCAATATCGCCGGCGGGGAATTCACCAATCATGTGTTCACCAAGATGAAGGAGCGCGACATCCTGCGCATCAAGGGCCCGCTTGGCAATTTCTTCCTGCACGAGGATTCTCCCAGGCCCATCATCTTCGTCGCCAGCGGCACCGGCTTCGCGCCGGTGAAGGCCATCATCGAACACGCGCTGCATATCGGCCTTAAGCGCGAGATGCATTTTTACTGGGGGGTGCGCAAGCAAGCCGACTTCTACATGCTGGACAAGGTGAAAGAGTGGGAAGCGCTCGGCATCAAGTTCACGCCCGTCGTTTCGGATGAACAGTGGAATGGCCGCATGGGTTTCGTGCACCAGGCGGTACTGGACGATTTCAAGGATCTGTCCGGCTATGCGGTATACGCCTGCGGCGCACCGGTGGTGGTGGAAGCCGCACACCGCGAGTTCACCACCCAGCGCGGCTTGCCGAATGATGCGTTCTACTCCGACGCCTTCACCTTCGTGCCCAAGACCTAG
- a CDS encoding SDR family oxidoreductase has translation MERLLIIGCGDIARRTIPLLRQHYRIYALTRSGKDSGVPGVTPVHGDLDERASLSRLAGLADIVLHLAPPPNTGVTDVRTRHLLAALSKGGLPRRFIYISTSGVYGDCGGAYVDETRHAHPQTARAQRRVDAEKQIRRWARRNGVQATILRVPGIYAAERLPLERIRSGTPALVAAEDGYTNHIHADDLARIIVAALQRGKPNRVYHASDDGEMKMGDYFDVVADAYQLPRPPRISRAEAQRVLPESLLSFVNESRRLGNGRMKRELGVRLQYSTVMDLLKYLYRSP, from the coding sequence ATGGAACGACTGCTCATCATTGGTTGCGGCGATATCGCGCGCCGCACGATACCGCTGCTCAGGCAGCATTACCGCATCTATGCGTTGACAAGGAGCGGTAAGGATTCCGGTGTGCCGGGGGTCACGCCTGTCCACGGCGACCTGGATGAACGGGCGAGTCTGTCGCGCCTGGCCGGCTTGGCGGATATCGTGCTGCATCTGGCGCCGCCTCCCAATACGGGGGTTACGGATGTCCGCACCCGCCACCTGCTTGCCGCGCTGTCGAAGGGCGGCTTGCCCAGGCGTTTCATCTACATCAGCACCAGCGGCGTATATGGAGACTGCGGCGGCGCATATGTGGACGAGACCAGACATGCCCATCCGCAAACCGCCAGAGCGCAACGCCGCGTCGATGCCGAGAAGCAGATCCGCCGCTGGGCCAGACGCAACGGCGTGCAAGCCACAATCTTGCGCGTGCCCGGCATTTACGCCGCTGAGCGCCTGCCGCTGGAGCGCATCCGTTCCGGCACCCCCGCCCTCGTTGCAGCTGAAGACGGCTACACCAACCACATCCACGCCGACGACCTCGCGCGCATCATCGTCGCAGCGTTGCAGCGCGGCAAACCGAACCGCGTGTATCACGCCAGCGACGATGGCGAGATGAAGATGGGCGACTACTTCGATGTCGTGGCGGATGCATACCAACTGCCGCGACCGCCGCGCATCAGCCGCGCCGAAGCGCAGCGGGTGTTGCCGGAATCATTGCTATCGTTCGTGAATGAATCGCGCAGGCTGGGGAATGGGAGGATGAAGCGGGAGTTGGGGGTGAGGTTGCAGTATTCGACGGTGATGGATTTGTTGAAGTACCTTTACCGTTCGCCCTGA
- a CDS encoding RelA/SpoT family protein: MVSVQHQFPPLEGQDSADIQRWLAALSDVYAPAEIDLIRCACEFAAPLYHGHSEITGTPLLQHALGSASILIGLHMDHETIAATALHAIPDFLDDWKSVLEERFGHNIPLMVDGISRMEHVRQFSEIRTAAADDKEAAAQQLEGLRQMLLAMVEDIRVVLIKLAERTQTLRTLPGAPPEQQKLIAQETQSIFAPLANRLGVWQIKWELEDLSTRYLEPGLYKKIAKLLDERRIDRERYIADIISHLQRELAQAGIKAEVTGRPKHIYSIINKMKRKNLDFDQLYDVRAVRILVDTIEQCYAALSIVHELWTPIQKEFDDYIARPKPNGYKSLHTAVLGPRDLPVEVQIRTQQMHHDSELGVAAHWRYKENRKSESGLDEKIAWLRQVLAWKAELADSGELQEQFRNELLNDRVYVLTPQGKVIDLPRGATPVDFAYVLHTDLGHRTRGAKVDGSIVPLNYKLQTGQRVEILTTKMGAPSRDWLSPQLGFLKSSRARAKVRHWFSTQNLDASIAEGRTILDRELHRLGITDINQEKLAQRLRFNKLDELLAAIGRDEFKQNRIANAVQQEVPTKVVIPAKVAAQRTAAPRTSSSGVLIEGVGGLTVRMAKCCKPEPPDRIVGYTTRLGITLHREDCSFVQRVPQDKRDRLLEAAWAGKKA, encoded by the coding sequence GTGGTCTCGGTCCAGCATCAATTCCCCCCTCTTGAAGGACAGGACAGCGCCGACATCCAGCGCTGGCTGGCTGCGTTGTCCGATGTCTACGCCCCCGCCGAGATCGACCTGATACGCTGCGCATGCGAGTTCGCCGCACCGCTCTACCACGGCCATAGCGAGATCACCGGCACGCCGCTGCTGCAGCATGCGCTAGGCTCCGCCTCCATCCTGATCGGCTTGCATATGGATCACGAGACCATCGCGGCTACCGCCTTGCATGCCATACCGGATTTCCTCGACGACTGGAAGTCTGTGCTGGAAGAACGTTTCGGGCACAACATCCCGCTGATGGTCGACGGTATCTCGCGCATGGAACATGTGCGCCAGTTCAGCGAGATACGCACTGCAGCTGCGGACGACAAGGAAGCCGCCGCACAGCAACTGGAAGGATTGCGTCAGATGTTGCTGGCCATGGTGGAAGACATCCGCGTGGTGCTGATCAAGCTGGCCGAGCGCACGCAGACGCTGCGCACGCTTCCGGGCGCACCGCCCGAACAGCAAAAGCTGATCGCACAGGAGACGCAAAGCATCTTCGCCCCGCTGGCCAATCGCCTCGGCGTATGGCAGATCAAGTGGGAACTGGAAGACCTGTCCACGCGCTATCTGGAACCCGGCCTTTACAAGAAGATCGCCAAGCTGCTGGACGAGCGCCGCATCGACCGCGAGCGCTATATCGCCGACATCATCAGCCATCTGCAGCGGGAACTGGCCCAGGCCGGCATCAAGGCGGAAGTGACCGGAAGACCCAAACACATCTACAGCATCATCAACAAGATGAAGCGCAAGAACCTGGACTTCGACCAACTCTACGATGTACGCGCCGTGCGCATACTCGTGGACACCATCGAACAGTGCTATGCCGCGCTATCCATCGTGCATGAGCTATGGACGCCGATCCAGAAGGAGTTCGACGACTACATCGCGCGCCCCAAGCCCAACGGCTACAAGTCGCTGCATACCGCCGTGCTGGGCCCGCGCGATCTGCCGGTGGAAGTTCAGATACGCACGCAGCAGATGCACCACGATTCCGAGCTCGGCGTAGCGGCACACTGGCGCTACAAGGAAAACCGGAAATCCGAGAGCGGGCTGGATGAAAAGATCGCCTGGTTGCGCCAGGTGCTGGCGTGGAAAGCGGAGCTGGCGGATAGCGGCGAGTTGCAGGAGCAGTTTCGCAATGAACTGCTCAACGACCGCGTCTATGTGCTGACACCGCAAGGCAAGGTGATCGACTTGCCGCGCGGAGCAACGCCGGTGGATTTCGCCTACGTGCTGCACACCGACCTCGGCCACCGCACGCGCGGCGCCAAGGTGGACGGCAGCATCGTTCCGCTCAACTACAAACTGCAGACCGGCCAGCGCGTGGAGATACTCACCACCAAGATGGGTGCGCCCAGCCGTGACTGGCTGTCGCCGCAGCTCGGCTTCCTGAAGAGTTCGCGCGCGCGTGCCAAGGTGCGCCACTGGTTCTCCACCCAGAACCTCGACGCGAGTATCGCCGAAGGCCGCACCATCCTCGACCGCGAACTGCATCGTCTCGGCATCACCGACATCAACCAGGAGAAGCTCGCCCAGCGCCTGCGTTTCAACAAACTGGACGAACTGCTCGCCGCCATCGGCCGCGACGAGTTCAAACAGAATCGCATCGCCAACGCCGTGCAGCAGGAAGTCCCGACCAAGGTCGTCATCCCCGCCAAGGTGGCCGCACAAAGAACCGCCGCCCCGCGCACCTCATCCAGCGGCGTACTCATCGAAGGCGTAGGCGGTCTCACCGTGCGCATGGCGAAATGCTGCAAACCCGAACCGCCCGACCGCATCGTCGGTTACACCACACGCCTCGGCATCACCCTGCACCGGGAAGATTGCAGCTTCGTGCAGCGCGTGCCGCAGGACAAACGAGACCGATTACTGGAGGCGGCGTGGGCGGGGAAGAAGGCTTGA
- the trpD gene encoding anthranilate phosphoribosyltransferase has product MITPQQALVRLIEQREIFYDEMLSLMRQIMSGEVSPTMIAAILVGLRVKKETIGEISAAAFVMREFASKVPVTKRDHLVDTCGTGGDAAHTFNISTASALVASAAGARVAKHGGRSVSSTCGSADVLEALGVNLSLTPEQVGHSIDQIGIGFMFAPNFHGAMKYAAPVRKELGVRTMFNVLGPLTNPAGAENQVMGVFHPDLVGIQARVLQRLGSRHVLVVNGADGLDEITISGPTNVAELKGGQVNEYTVTPEQFGLQSAPLDTIRVANAAEAKDMLLGVLDNKPGPARDIVLLNAGAAIYVAGLADTLANGVSKASATISSGAAKDKLAQLIKISNA; this is encoded by the coding sequence ATGATCACTCCACAACAGGCACTGGTGCGTTTGATCGAGCAGCGCGAGATCTTTTACGACGAGATGCTGTCGCTGATGCGCCAGATCATGAGCGGCGAGGTCAGCCCCACCATGATCGCGGCAATACTGGTGGGATTGCGCGTGAAGAAAGAGACCATCGGCGAGATCTCGGCCGCCGCATTCGTGATGCGCGAGTTCGCCAGCAAGGTGCCGGTGACCAAACGCGACCATCTGGTGGACACTTGCGGCACCGGCGGGGATGCGGCGCACACGTTCAACATCTCGACGGCCAGCGCGCTCGTTGCATCTGCAGCCGGTGCGCGGGTGGCCAAGCACGGCGGACGTTCGGTGTCTTCCACCTGCGGCTCGGCGGACGTGCTGGAAGCGCTGGGCGTCAACCTCAGCCTGACACCGGAACAGGTGGGCCACAGCATCGACCAGATCGGCATCGGCTTCATGTTCGCGCCCAACTTTCACGGCGCGATGAAATATGCCGCACCGGTGCGCAAGGAACTGGGCGTACGCACGATGTTCAACGTGCTGGGGCCGCTCACCAATCCGGCAGGTGCCGAGAACCAGGTGATGGGCGTGTTCCATCCTGATCTCGTCGGCATCCAGGCGCGCGTGCTGCAGCGTCTGGGCAGCCGTCATGTGCTGGTGGTGAACGGGGCGGATGGCCTGGATGAGATCACCATCAGCGGCCCGACCAATGTCGCCGAACTGAAGGGTGGCCAGGTGAACGAATACACCGTCACTCCGGAACAGTTCGGCCTGCAAAGCGCCCCGCTGGACACCATCCGCGTTGCCAACGCGGCAGAGGCAAAAGACATGCTGCTCGGCGTACTGGACAACAAACCAGGCCCGGCGCGAGACATCGTGCTGCTCAACGCCGGCGCAGCAATCTATGTGGCAGGCCTGGCCGATACGCTGGCCAACGGTGTGAGCAAAGCCTCCGCAACCATCTCTTCCGGCGCAGCAAAAGACAAGCTGGCCCAGCTGATCAAGATCAGCAACGCCTAA
- a CDS encoding anthranilate synthase component II, with protein sequence MLLMIDNYDSFTYNLVQYFAELGADVVVHRNDEITLEQIEKLNPQHLVVSPGPCTPNEAGISVAAIKHFSGKIPLLGVCLGHQSIGQAFGGRIIHAKTLMHGKTSFIHHHNNSVFTGLPDPFTATRYHSLVIERETLPDCLEITAWTDDGEIMGVRHKTLAVHGVQFHPESILTEHGHDMLKNFLEGKP encoded by the coding sequence ATGCTATTGATGATCGACAACTACGATTCCTTCACCTATAACCTGGTGCAGTACTTCGCCGAGCTTGGGGCGGATGTCGTCGTGCATCGCAACGACGAGATCACCTTGGAGCAGATCGAGAAGCTGAATCCGCAGCACCTCGTGGTCTCGCCCGGCCCCTGCACCCCGAACGAAGCCGGCATCTCGGTCGCGGCGATCAAACATTTCTCCGGCAAGATACCGCTGCTCGGCGTGTGCCTCGGCCACCAGAGCATCGGCCAGGCCTTCGGCGGCAGGATCATCCACGCCAAGACGCTGATGCACGGCAAGACCTCGTTCATCCACCATCACAACAACAGCGTGTTCACCGGCTTGCCCGACCCGTTCACCGCAACGCGCTACCACTCGCTGGTGATCGAGCGCGAGACGCTGCCGGACTGCCTGGAGATCACTGCGTGGACCGACGACGGCGAGATCATGGGCGTGCGCCACAAGACACTCGCCGTGCATGGTGTGCAGTTCCACCCCGAATCCATCCTCACCGAACACGGCCACGACATGTTGAAGAATTTTCTGGAAGGGAAACCATAA